From a single Arachnia propionica genomic region:
- a CDS encoding amino acid adenylation domain-containing protein, translating to MIDASWLREQLTKELSLDPMEAAVLSEETDLIGLGLDSLRVLAISDALARAGVRVHFSELMIDPTFGGWLAVIAEAENSSVTDLTPQIDATQEEFPLATMQHAYWLGRRMDQPLGGVAAHLYVEFDGTSNDPDAFIAALQKATTELVHRHPMLHTAVLETGFQKILPVPDTSPLQVHDLRTLSKSDVQARLDHLRAQYSHQMLDLSQGEVWKPVLTVLPDGRHRFHLDVDMAAADAMSYRRLTEDLAVLTHSALEQTAPSLAPLPVTYRDYLLRQQQALSAADSPQAQRVEQDRQWWQTRLADMPNPPSLPFIPEEHRADPHHSIRLAATLSSAEYHSLQERAHSRSLTPAMVVATAFTQVLGRWAENNRMLLNMPLFAREPVHPEIDSVVGDFTNSVMVSVTTSANSFVQAVQALSAEVHTAAAHSSYTGLHVLRDLGRHRGHSLTANVVYTSGLDLGDLFSPKVRELFGTPAHIISQGPQVDLDAQVVEFDGGMLLNWDLRRDALPSGLAEDMFSVFVGYLRQLASDDAIWEKSCTIELPEHQRRTRIQANSTQCDLPARTLHDDILRRAQQQPAAPALHWQDVDGAAKVLTYEEMVRRAGAVAEALRSSGVHPGNTVALQLPRGPQQVISILGVLLTGAAYLPVGIQQPNSRRDTVLADGAVTSLLTTDDVSAMLASDLPTLSGVLAAAVEVAPEAIAYVLFTSGSTGRPKGVEVSHAAAANTLDSLTARFGLAARPPIALALSAYDFDLSVLDIFLPLGLGGRVVLLEEKQALDALIWAELIEQFQADLLNCAPGLVGMLHEAAKPEQLASLRLLLTGGDRIPPALAHAMRHKVPGLTFVGLGGATEAAIHSTTFVVDDSLPSDATAVPYGTPLNNVAMRVVNKNGLDAPDFVAGELWIGGNSLARGYRGDSRRTAERFVTVADKRWYRTGDLARYRSDGIVEILGRIDNQVKVRGFRVEPGEVEAALESLDAVEAAVVVAHNERLLAAVQSTPTASETFSGQHIKESLAALLPPHMIPAAIIDVAKIPITNNGKKDRKHTSQLIKKSLAKTVNSSPAEVDEPRDALEAALSYLLGQVLGIEISSVTADFFDLGGDSILATSYTARVREFLDAETMTVADVLEHRSIRQLADRLNHIHPQAKDLQATAKLLLEVASVEVP from the coding sequence TGTCCGAAGAAACGGATCTGATTGGTCTCGGCCTAGACTCCCTACGAGTTCTAGCAATCAGTGACGCTCTGGCACGCGCCGGGGTTCGAGTGCACTTCTCAGAGCTGATGATAGATCCGACGTTCGGTGGGTGGCTTGCTGTAATCGCCGAGGCAGAAAACAGCTCCGTGACCGACCTTACTCCACAGATTGATGCTACGCAGGAAGAGTTCCCCCTCGCCACCATGCAGCATGCATATTGGCTGGGTCGCCGCATGGACCAACCACTCGGAGGCGTTGCAGCACATCTGTATGTCGAGTTCGATGGAACTAGCAACGATCCAGACGCATTCATTGCAGCATTACAGAAAGCCACCACAGAACTGGTGCACCGCCATCCCATGCTGCACACCGCAGTGCTCGAGACCGGTTTCCAGAAGATTCTTCCCGTCCCTGACACCTCACCACTCCAAGTACACGACCTGCGCACGCTGAGTAAATCCGACGTGCAGGCACGACTCGATCATTTGCGTGCTCAATACAGCCATCAGATGCTCGATCTGAGCCAAGGAGAGGTCTGGAAGCCAGTACTGACCGTTCTACCGGATGGACGACACCGTTTCCATCTAGACGTCGACATGGCCGCTGCGGACGCCATGAGCTACAGACGCCTGACCGAAGACCTCGCAGTACTGACGCACTCGGCCTTGGAACAAACAGCCCCATCCTTGGCGCCCCTACCCGTGACCTACCGCGACTATCTCCTAAGGCAGCAACAGGCTCTTTCAGCAGCTGACAGCCCCCAAGCGCAACGAGTGGAGCAGGATCGTCAGTGGTGGCAGACACGACTTGCCGACATGCCGAACCCGCCAAGTCTCCCGTTCATACCTGAGGAGCACCGAGCAGATCCCCACCACAGCATCCGCTTGGCGGCCACCCTATCCTCCGCCGAATATCACTCATTGCAAGAGCGAGCACACAGCCGTTCCTTGACCCCGGCAATGGTGGTCGCCACGGCTTTCACCCAAGTCCTCGGGCGTTGGGCTGAAAACAATCGGATGCTGCTCAACATGCCGCTGTTTGCACGTGAGCCAGTCCATCCTGAAATCGACTCGGTGGTCGGCGATTTCACCAACTCTGTGATGGTCAGCGTCACAACATCAGCCAACAGCTTCGTACAAGCTGTTCAGGCCTTGTCCGCCGAGGTCCACACCGCGGCCGCCCATTCATCCTATACCGGTCTACATGTCCTTCGTGACCTGGGACGACATCGCGGACATTCCCTCACGGCGAATGTTGTCTATACATCCGGCCTCGATCTGGGCGATCTGTTCTCACCCAAGGTACGGGAACTCTTTGGAACACCGGCCCATATCATTTCCCAAGGCCCTCAAGTAGACCTTGATGCGCAGGTGGTGGAATTTGACGGTGGCATGTTGCTGAACTGGGATCTTCGGCGAGACGCCCTACCTTCTGGTCTCGCCGAAGACATGTTTTCAGTATTCGTGGGCTACCTACGACAACTAGCTTCAGACGACGCGATTTGGGAAAAGTCTTGCACGATTGAGCTGCCCGAACATCAGCGACGCACACGCATCCAAGCGAACTCCACACAGTGTGACTTGCCTGCCCGCACTTTGCATGACGACATCCTACGGCGGGCTCAACAACAGCCCGCTGCACCGGCCTTGCACTGGCAGGATGTTGACGGAGCAGCCAAGGTACTGACCTACGAAGAAATGGTACGTCGGGCGGGCGCCGTAGCTGAAGCACTACGTTCCAGTGGCGTACACCCAGGAAACACGGTTGCGCTACAACTACCCCGCGGCCCTCAACAGGTAATCAGCATCTTGGGAGTTCTACTGACCGGGGCCGCTTATCTTCCCGTGGGGATTCAACAGCCCAATAGCCGGCGCGACACAGTACTTGCAGATGGCGCTGTGACGTCACTGTTGACTACCGACGATGTCTCAGCGATGCTCGCATCCGACCTTCCAACGCTAAGCGGCGTGCTCGCAGCTGCTGTGGAGGTGGCACCTGAGGCCATTGCGTACGTCTTGTTCACCTCCGGTAGCACTGGACGACCCAAAGGCGTCGAGGTCAGCCACGCCGCCGCTGCAAACACGCTGGATTCACTGACGGCTCGTTTCGGGTTGGCAGCTCGGCCACCAATTGCGCTGGCGCTGTCTGCCTATGATTTCGATCTGTCCGTGCTCGACATCTTTCTGCCGCTGGGGCTGGGAGGTCGAGTTGTTCTCCTGGAGGAGAAGCAGGCGCTGGACGCATTGATATGGGCCGAGCTGATCGAGCAATTCCAGGCCGACCTGCTCAACTGCGCACCCGGGCTCGTGGGTATGCTGCATGAAGCAGCCAAACCGGAACAGCTGGCCTCCTTGCGGCTGCTGCTTACGGGTGGAGATCGTATACCCCCAGCATTGGCTCACGCAATGCGTCACAAGGTTCCCGGGCTGACCTTCGTCGGTTTGGGCGGAGCAACCGAGGCTGCAATTCACTCAACAACGTTCGTAGTCGATGATTCGTTGCCCAGTGACGCGACGGCGGTACCCTACGGCACCCCTCTGAATAACGTCGCAATGCGAGTGGTCAACAAGAACGGACTCGATGCCCCGGACTTCGTCGCGGGAGAACTCTGGATCGGTGGAAACTCCCTGGCGCGGGGATACCGGGGAGATTCAAGGCGCACCGCAGAGCGTTTCGTCACCGTCGCCGACAAACGCTGGTACCGCACGGGTGATCTCGCCCGTTACCGCAGTGACGGGATTGTGGAGATCCTGGGACGCATCGACAACCAGGTCAAGGTCCGCGGTTTCCGCGTGGAACCGGGCGAGGTGGAAGCCGCGCTTGAGTCACTGGACGCAGTGGAGGCGGCTGTAGTCGTGGCACACAACGAACGCCTGCTGGCCGCGGTACAGTCAACTCCCACGGCTTCAGAGACCTTCTCAGGTCAACACATCAAGGAGAGTCTAGCCGCCCTTCTGCCTCCACACATGATTCCAGCAGCCATCATTGACGTGGCAAAGATACCGATCACAAACAATGGAAAGAAGGATCGCAAACATACGTCACAGCTGATCAAGAAATCCTTGGCGAAGACAGTCAATTCGTCGCCAGCCGAGGTTGACGAACCCCGCGACGCTCTTGAGGCAGCACTTAGTTATCTGCTGGGGCAGGTCCTGGGTATTGAAATCAGTTCGGTGACCGCCGACTTCTTCGATCTGGGTGGTGACTCCATCCTGGCCACTAGCTACACCGCTCGGGTACGGGAATTCCTGGATGCCGAAACAATGACGGTGGCCGACGTCCTGGAGCATCGCTCTATACGACAGTTGGCTGACCGTTTGAACCACATACATCCCCAAGCTAAAGATCTACAGGCCACTGCCAAGCTTCTGCTCGAGGTGGCCTCGGTGGAGGTACCATGA